Proteins found in one Planctomycetes bacterium MalM25 genomic segment:
- the araR gene encoding Arabinose metabolism transcriptional repressor, with translation MSAEGPLSVRTHKEWLVSVNNTKQRHVYETVRRRIEAGDFQPGDRIPSDSELVREFGVSRPTVAKALRELERAGMVRRKTGSGTYVLDVAGAEGQQFGLLIPGLGETEIFEPICASMARVAQLMGHGLVWGANATHAPSFEKGRQAIALCERYLQDGVGGIFFAPLEHVDDKDQVNARIISLCESADVPVVLLDRDLVPYPERSDHDLVGIDNRRVGYAVTHHLFQQGCERVMFFARPGSAATIDARIAGFMEAVVKDAGSFDAKLVQRCDPKDREAIGAFFASQRPDGIVCGNDVTAGHLMHTLDQMGLDVPDDVLVAGIDDVKYAELLRVPLTTVRQPCEALGEAAFRTMIDRIDVPNAPARDVLLGCELIERESTKRIKETAR, from the coding sequence ATGTCGGCAGAAGGACCCCTGTCCGTCAGAACGCATAAGGAATGGCTTGTGAGCGTAAACAACACCAAGCAGCGGCACGTCTACGAGACCGTCCGTCGCCGTATCGAGGCGGGCGACTTCCAACCCGGGGACCGCATCCCTTCGGACTCGGAGTTGGTCCGAGAGTTTGGGGTCAGCCGGCCGACAGTCGCCAAGGCTTTACGCGAACTCGAACGCGCCGGCATGGTGCGACGGAAGACCGGTTCGGGGACCTACGTCCTGGATGTGGCCGGCGCCGAAGGGCAGCAATTCGGCTTGCTCATCCCGGGGCTGGGTGAAACCGAGATCTTCGAACCGATTTGCGCGTCCATGGCGAGGGTCGCCCAGCTGATGGGCCACGGACTGGTGTGGGGCGCCAACGCCACACACGCTCCCTCCTTCGAGAAGGGGCGGCAAGCGATCGCCCTCTGCGAGCGCTACTTGCAAGATGGCGTCGGCGGCATTTTCTTCGCCCCGTTAGAACACGTCGATGACAAGGACCAAGTCAACGCCCGAATCATCTCGCTCTGCGAGTCGGCCGATGTCCCGGTGGTGCTGCTCGACCGCGACTTGGTGCCCTACCCAGAACGTAGCGACCACGACTTGGTGGGCATCGACAACCGCCGGGTCGGATACGCCGTGACGCACCACCTTTTCCAGCAGGGATGCGAGCGCGTGATGTTCTTTGCCCGCCCCGGCTCAGCCGCGACGATCGACGCCCGCATCGCTGGCTTTATGGAAGCGGTCGTCAAGGACGCCGGCTCGTTCGATGCCAAGCTCGTCCAGCGGTGCGACCCGAAGGACCGTGAAGCGATCGGCGCGTTCTTCGCATCGCAACGCCCCGACGGCATCGTCTGTGGCAACGACGTCACCGCGGGCCACTTGATGCACACGCTCGACCAGATGGGCCTTGATGTGCCGGACGACGTGCTCGTCGCTGGGATCGACGACGTGAAGTACGCCGAGTTGCTACGTGTTCCCCTGACGACGGTGAGGCAACCGTGCGAGGCGCTTGGCGAGGCGGCTTTCAGGACGATGATCGACCGGATCGATGTCCCCAACGCCCCGGCGCGAGACGTGTTGCTTGGTTGTGAGCTGATCGAGCGTGAATCCACGAAGCGAATCAAGGAAACGGCCCGGTGA
- the kdgK_3 gene encoding 2-dehydro-3-deoxygluconokinase, with the protein MSLFNNHQTACRPLVVGLGEALFDCFPDRVVLGGAPMNVTVHADAILGPLGGAGVPVTRVGGDELGERFVSEARQRGLSTQYVQTDESRPTGRVVVTLDDGGHASYRFDTESAWDALEYDASLATLAGRCDGVAFGTLAQRNTASREAITDFVANATQAVRLFDVNLRQQYYSADLLDASLQLASAAKLNEEELREVCELLELRDAGSGDIDQAATLLSAAYRLDWLAITRGAEGTALYADGVKHTGAPASFSCEPNADTVGAGDACCAGLLCGTLLGYTRQATLGLANRLGAYVATRPGATPELPRSLLAMAPSESTAATDQA; encoded by the coding sequence GTGAGCTTGTTCAACAACCATCAGACGGCGTGCCGGCCCCTCGTCGTTGGCCTCGGCGAAGCCTTGTTCGACTGTTTTCCCGACCGGGTTGTCCTGGGCGGGGCGCCGATGAACGTGACCGTCCACGCCGATGCGATCCTAGGCCCGCTCGGTGGGGCAGGCGTACCGGTCACGCGAGTCGGAGGCGACGAACTTGGCGAGCGGTTTGTCTCGGAGGCAAGGCAGCGTGGGTTATCGACCCAATACGTCCAGACCGACGAATCGCGACCGACTGGCCGCGTCGTGGTCACGTTGGACGATGGAGGCCACGCCTCCTACCGATTCGATACCGAGAGCGCCTGGGATGCCCTGGAGTACGACGCGAGCCTTGCGACGCTCGCCGGGCGATGTGATGGCGTCGCTTTTGGAACACTGGCCCAGCGCAACACAGCGAGCAGAGAAGCCATCACCGACTTCGTCGCTAATGCGACGCAGGCCGTCCGGCTCTTCGACGTGAACTTGCGCCAGCAGTACTACTCTGCCGATCTGCTTGATGCGTCGCTGCAGCTTGCTTCCGCGGCGAAGTTGAACGAAGAGGAACTCCGCGAGGTCTGCGAGCTGCTTGAGCTTCGTGATGCCGGCAGCGGCGACATCGACCAAGCCGCCACGCTCTTGTCGGCAGCCTACCGACTGGACTGGCTCGCCATCACACGCGGAGCCGAGGGCACTGCCCTGTACGCCGACGGAGTCAAGCACACCGGGGCGCCGGCGTCTTTCTCGTGCGAGCCGAACGCTGACACCGTCGGTGCGGGCGACGCTTGCTGCGCCGGGCTGCTATGCGGGACGCTGCTTGGATACACGAGGCAAGCGACCCTCGGGTTGGCGAATCGCCTTGGCGCTTACGTCGCCACTCGACCCGGCGCGACGCCTGAGCTACCGCGTAGCTTGTTGGCGATGGCTCCATCAGAGTCCACGGCGGCGACCGACCAAGCGTAA
- the sacC_1 gene encoding Levanase precursor, which produces MIRLLLSLTILACLANEAAARGPFAAGEIEAARIELARYRESARYLREPLRPQFHFTPERNWMNDPNGLVFHRGEYHLFYQHNPVGNAWGHMSWGHAVSPDLVRWEHLPIAILEEQDEMIFSGSCVIDHNNTSGFGTADNPPMVAIYTAHRSGNQAQSLAYSTDNGRTWTKHAGNPVLDLGEADFRDPKVFWHEPTERWVMVVSLAIAKRLQIYGSDDLKQWTLLSEFGPAGVDPKPNWECPDLFELTIEDAAGKPTGETRWVLEVDMGDGAIAGGSGGEYFVGSFDGERFVCDDPNNAAHWVDFGRDFYAPVSWSDVPSEDGRRIWIGWMNNWQTHLLPTSPWRSAMSVPRSLALRKTSDGLQLVQKPVEELKTLRRDQTNLLEDDFVGRQLELELVAQPVDDQPIRLSVLKGEEEATVIGYDPRAQQLYVDRTHSGQVDFHEAFAGVHRAPLKLNGKPLRLRVLVDRSSVEVFAQDGLVVITDRVFPAESSVGITLDAPGADVKSFQGWRMASSWRDD; this is translated from the coding sequence ATGATACGCCTCTTGCTCTCTCTCACGATACTCGCGTGCTTAGCGAACGAAGCCGCTGCACGTGGACCGTTCGCAGCTGGCGAGATCGAGGCGGCTCGTATCGAGTTAGCACGCTATCGGGAGTCGGCAAGATACCTACGTGAGCCGCTACGGCCGCAGTTCCACTTCACGCCCGAGCGGAACTGGATGAACGACCCGAACGGGCTCGTCTTCCACCGGGGAGAGTACCACCTCTTCTACCAGCACAACCCGGTCGGGAACGCCTGGGGGCATATGAGCTGGGGCCACGCCGTTAGCCCTGATCTCGTGCGTTGGGAGCACCTGCCAATCGCCATCCTGGAAGAGCAGGACGAGATGATCTTCTCAGGCAGCTGCGTGATCGACCACAACAACACATCCGGGTTCGGCACGGCTGACAACCCGCCAATGGTTGCGATCTACACGGCCCATCGGTCCGGCAATCAAGCTCAGTCGCTGGCGTACTCCACCGACAACGGCCGCACTTGGACGAAGCACGCGGGCAATCCGGTGCTCGACCTCGGTGAGGCCGACTTCCGCGACCCGAAGGTGTTCTGGCACGAACCTACGGAGCGATGGGTGATGGTCGTCTCGCTGGCGATCGCCAAGCGGTTGCAGATCTACGGTTCAGACGACCTCAAGCAGTGGACTCTCCTCAGCGAGTTCGGCCCCGCCGGCGTCGATCCGAAGCCCAACTGGGAGTGTCCCGATCTGTTCGAGCTGACGATCGAAGACGCTGCTGGCAAACCGACGGGCGAAACCCGTTGGGTGCTCGAAGTCGACATGGGCGACGGGGCGATCGCAGGCGGCTCGGGCGGCGAGTACTTCGTCGGTTCATTTGATGGCGAGCGGTTCGTCTGCGACGATCCAAACAACGCTGCCCATTGGGTCGATTTCGGCCGCGACTTCTACGCCCCGGTGAGCTGGTCCGATGTACCTAGCGAAGACGGTCGAAGAATTTGGATCGGCTGGATGAACAACTGGCAAACGCACCTGCTCCCCACTTCGCCGTGGCGTAGCGCGATGTCGGTTCCGCGCTCGCTCGCACTCCGAAAGACGTCCGACGGGCTGCAGCTTGTCCAGAAGCCCGTGGAAGAGCTGAAAACTCTTCGACGCGATCAAACGAACCTACTGGAAGACGACTTCGTCGGACGCCAGCTCGAACTCGAACTCGTCGCCCAGCCGGTCGACGATCAACCGATCCGCCTAAGCGTCCTCAAGGGCGAGGAAGAGGCAACCGTCATCGGCTATGATCCGAGGGCTCAGCAGCTCTACGTCGATCGCACCCACTCCGGTCAAGTCGATTTCCACGAAGCTTTCGCCGGCGTGCATCGGGCCCCGCTCAAGCTCAACGGCAAACCGCTGCGGCTCCGGGTGCTTGTCGATCGCTCGTCCGTCGAGGTGTTCGCTCAGGACGGGCTGGTGGTCATCACCGATCGGGTCTTCCCCGCCGAGTCGAGCGTCGGCATCACGCTGGACGCTCCTGGCGCCGACGTGAAGAGCTTCCAAGGTTGGCGAATGGCCTCCTCGTGGCGTGACGACTGA
- the xylE_2 gene encoding D-xylose-proton symporter: protein MLLNRTLLTSAVIAALGGFLFGFDTVVISGAEQTIESIWSLGSGMHGLAMSAALWGTVLGSLTGGYPTDRFGRKRTLLSIGLLYFVSAVWSGLAGDVYSFMIARFLGGIGVGVSTVAAPLYIAEISPPALRGRLTGMFQFNIVFGILIAFLSNYLLSGIGEDAWRWMLGVEAFPALIYTLACFAIPESPRWLLAVKGDRPQAAAVLQRIGLADDEQDAATQLDEIAAAAKAEPATHSLWTAGLGKPILLAFLVAFFNQLSGINAILYFAPRIFEQAGLGTQAAFLQSIGIGITNLVFTFVGLWLIDRLGRRTLLYIGSLGYIASLGLCSWAFASENFKIVPACIFAFIAAHAVGQGAVIWVFISEIFPNRHRAAGTSLGSATHWVFAALLTLFFPTMVEWFAPSMVFAFFAGMMVLQLLWVWRMVPETKGVPLEELQRKLGVA, encoded by the coding sequence ATGCTATTGAATCGGACTCTGCTCACCAGCGCCGTGATTGCTGCCCTTGGGGGCTTCCTCTTCGGCTTCGACACGGTCGTGATCTCGGGCGCCGAGCAGACGATCGAATCGATCTGGAGCCTGGGCTCGGGGATGCATGGCCTCGCGATGAGCGCCGCTCTCTGGGGTACGGTACTCGGCTCGCTCACCGGTGGTTACCCAACCGACCGGTTCGGCCGCAAGCGAACGCTACTCTCAATCGGCCTACTCTACTTCGTATCGGCGGTTTGGTCGGGCCTCGCGGGCGACGTCTACTCTTTCATGATTGCGAGATTCCTTGGCGGGATAGGCGTTGGGGTTTCAACGGTCGCCGCGCCGCTCTACATCGCCGAGATCTCGCCGCCCGCCCTCCGTGGCCGGCTAACCGGGATGTTTCAGTTCAACATCGTCTTCGGCATTCTGATCGCTTTCCTGTCGAACTACCTGCTAAGCGGTATTGGCGAGGACGCGTGGCGATGGATGCTCGGGGTCGAGGCCTTCCCGGCGTTGATCTACACGCTCGCCTGCTTCGCGATCCCCGAGAGCCCACGATGGCTGCTAGCCGTGAAGGGGGACCGCCCGCAAGCCGCCGCCGTCTTGCAACGCATCGGCCTGGCGGATGACGAACAAGACGCCGCCACGCAGCTCGATGAGATCGCCGCCGCGGCCAAAGCCGAACCGGCGACGCACAGCCTCTGGACGGCCGGACTCGGCAAGCCGATCCTGCTCGCCTTCCTGGTCGCGTTCTTTAACCAGCTGTCGGGCATCAACGCGATCCTCTACTTCGCTCCGCGGATTTTTGAGCAGGCCGGCCTCGGTACTCAAGCCGCCTTCCTGCAGTCGATCGGGATCGGGATCACGAATTTGGTGTTCACGTTCGTCGGCCTCTGGCTCATTGATCGGCTGGGCAGGCGGACGCTGCTGTACATCGGGTCGCTTGGCTACATTGCGTCGCTCGGGCTGTGCTCTTGGGCGTTCGCGTCGGAGAACTTCAAGATCGTACCGGCGTGCATCTTCGCCTTCATCGCGGCTCACGCCGTCGGTCAAGGCGCGGTGATCTGGGTGTTCATTTCGGAGATCTTCCCCAACCGCCACCGCGCGGCGGGCACATCGCTTGGGTCGGCGACGCACTGGGTCTTCGCCGCGCTGCTAACGCTCTTTTTTCCGACGATGGTCGAGTGGTTCGCCCCTTCGATGGTGTTCGCGTTCTTCGCGGGGATGATGGTCCTGCAGCTGCTCTGGGTCTGGCGGATGGTCCCCGAGACGAAAGGCGTGCCATTGGAAGAGCTGCAGCGCAAACTGGGAGTAGCATGA
- the sacC_2 gene encoding Levanase precursor: MTPNRYHVIALLLLAFGATVTRAQFAQYEEPYRGSFHFSPAENWTNEPNGLVFHDGKYHLFYQENAFNNQFGNQSWGHATSPDLVSWTQQPTAIAPGEGRLIYSGSAVVDEDNTAGFGAGALVAAYTGFDPITGVQDQRLAYSLDGETFTKRPGTVLPRLPGVEGIETRDPKVFWHEPTNAWKMVLTHGGQKKASLWTSPNLQNWSRTQDFFAPEIAGQVGGWEVPDLFDLPLDGDPDNKKWVLSITPSDGSPAGGNGVAYFVGDYDGQTFTRDASVAPLNQPLWADYGRDFDGQQSWSNTPDGRTIWTSVMQSYGESVPTTPWRGQMAFPREVGLETTPLGVRLVQQPIDEIASLRIPGSETILSNVAISPGFDPLDALDLQHDAFELIATIDPQQAASVGLQVRQGAGGEETTILYNRLIERLIVDRTDSGERAFNSGAGGVHLAPLTPGADGRVTIRALIDRGSVEVFGGAGEAVISNLIFPDPSSRGISLLTNGGSAVFESLEIYPLRSIWPDQPAPLAATPAVARWSMDATPTSTILDGSYPAVVDRRVAFGEGSGLGTTNALYEPSAAVDHLWLSRSGQGGMPTSPETPPPAMFANGADGGTASFNAAALANENGALFLPADRYGEEAAFEGSFTVELFFRTDGDRSGAGLMQLMLAGEDDFRFGLIVNEGGQGNIRFALNDRTGTIPILDTRSVSPRNFADGQWHYLTASFDADAGASGELQLVVVSEDGQVTVADGFAPSGFDGLPTDGGDGDLLIGRHNRSAAADDRTFLGLIDEVQLTGALVPAGLRLGAVPGFPLGGDFNGDGRVDAADYTVWRDEQGQAGETLLADADGSGTIDTADYAIWRANYGQQVSSASQPVPEPGALGLFALAGLFCLLQNGRPGRSLSHLSN, from the coding sequence ATGACTCCCAATCGCTACCACGTGATCGCCTTGCTCTTGCTTGCCTTCGGGGCGACGGTGACTCGCGCCCAGTTCGCACAGTACGAGGAGCCCTACCGCGGGTCCTTTCACTTTTCGCCGGCAGAGAACTGGACCAACGAGCCGAACGGGTTGGTCTTTCACGATGGAAAGTACCACCTCTTCTACCAAGAGAATGCGTTCAACAACCAGTTCGGTAACCAGAGCTGGGGACACGCCACGAGTCCCGATCTGGTCAGCTGGACGCAGCAACCAACCGCCATCGCGCCGGGGGAAGGCCGGCTGATCTATTCCGGTTCGGCGGTCGTCGATGAGGACAACACCGCGGGCTTCGGCGCCGGGGCCCTCGTGGCCGCCTACACCGGCTTCGACCCGATCACGGGAGTTCAAGACCAGAGGCTGGCCTACAGCCTCGATGGTGAGACGTTTACGAAGCGACCCGGTACGGTGCTCCCACGTTTGCCGGGCGTCGAAGGGATAGAGACCCGTGATCCCAAGGTCTTCTGGCATGAGCCGACCAACGCCTGGAAGATGGTGCTAACGCACGGAGGTCAGAAGAAGGCAAGCCTGTGGACCTCTCCGAACCTCCAGAACTGGAGTCGCACGCAAGACTTCTTCGCCCCCGAGATAGCCGGACAAGTCGGTGGCTGGGAGGTACCGGACCTATTTGACCTACCCCTCGATGGCGATCCGGACAACAAGAAGTGGGTTCTTTCAATCACCCCTTCCGACGGATCACCGGCGGGTGGCAACGGCGTGGCCTACTTCGTCGGTGACTATGACGGACAGACCTTTACCCGCGACGCATCGGTCGCCCCGCTCAACCAGCCGCTGTGGGCCGACTACGGGCGAGACTTCGACGGCCAGCAGTCTTGGTCCAACACGCCCGACGGCCGGACCATCTGGACATCGGTCATGCAGAGCTACGGCGAGTCGGTCCCGACGACCCCCTGGCGAGGGCAGATGGCGTTTCCACGCGAGGTGGGGTTAGAGACAACGCCCCTCGGCGTTCGCTTAGTCCAACAGCCGATCGACGAGATCGCTTCTCTTCGCATTCCTGGTTCCGAGACCATTCTCTCGAATGTGGCGATCTCGCCTGGGTTCGACCCGCTCGACGCGCTCGATCTCCAGCACGATGCATTCGAGTTGATTGCTACGATCGACCCGCAGCAAGCGGCGAGCGTCGGTCTTCAGGTACGGCAGGGAGCCGGAGGTGAAGAGACAACGATCCTCTATAACCGGCTGATTGAACGCTTGATAGTCGATCGCACCGACTCGGGAGAGCGCGCGTTCAACAGTGGCGCTGGCGGGGTCCATCTGGCGCCGCTGACGCCTGGTGCCGATGGGCGGGTCACAATCCGCGCTCTGATCGATCGAGGTTCGGTCGAAGTCTTCGGTGGCGCCGGCGAAGCCGTTATTTCGAATCTGATCTTTCCCGACCCCAGTAGCCGCGGAATCTCGCTACTCACCAACGGTGGCTCGGCAGTCTTCGAGTCACTTGAGATCTACCCTCTACGTAGCATCTGGCCCGATCAGCCAGCACCCCTCGCCGCGACACCGGCGGTCGCCCGCTGGAGCATGGACGCGACCCCCACCTCCACGATCTTGGATGGCTCGTACCCCGCCGTAGTCGATCGGCGCGTCGCCTTTGGTGAAGGAAGCGGACTCGGTACAACGAATGCCCTGTACGAGCCCTCAGCCGCCGTGGACCACCTTTGGCTCAGCCGCTCGGGCCAAGGCGGGATGCCAACCAGTCCCGAAACGCCACCGCCGGCAATGTTCGCCAACGGCGCCGATGGCGGAACCGCCTCTTTCAACGCCGCCGCTCTGGCCAACGAGAACGGCGCTCTTTTTCTTCCTGCAGATCGCTATGGGGAAGAAGCGGCGTTCGAGGGCTCCTTCACGGTCGAATTGTTCTTCCGCACCGATGGCGACCGCAGTGGTGCCGGTCTGATGCAGCTCATGCTCGCCGGCGAAGACGACTTCCGCTTCGGATTGATCGTCAACGAAGGAGGCCAAGGGAATATCCGCTTCGCGTTGAACGATCGGACGGGGACGATCCCCATCCTCGACACACGCTCGGTCAGCCCACGCAACTTTGCCGATGGGCAGTGGCACTACCTAACCGCCTCATTCGACGCAGACGCCGGGGCAAGCGGTGAGTTGCAACTTGTGGTGGTCAGCGAGGACGGACAAGTCACGGTCGCCGATGGCTTCGCCCCCTCCGGGTTCGATGGCCTGCCAACCGATGGTGGGGACGGGGACCTTTTGATAGGGCGTCACAACAGGTCAGCCGCGGCTGACGATCGCACGTTCCTTGGCCTGATTGACGAAGTCCAGCTCACTGGGGCGTTGGTTCCCGCCGGTCTGCGTTTAGGCGCTGTCCCGGGTTTTCCTCTTGGCGGTGATTTCAACGGAGACGGGCGCGTCGATGCTGCCGATTACACCGTGTGGCGAGACGAGCAGGGCCAAGCAGGCGAAACGCTTCTGGCCGACGCCGACGGTAGCGGAACCATCGATACCGCCGACTACGCGATTTGGCGAGCCAACTACGGCCAGCAAGTGTCCTCGGCATCCCAGCCTGTCCCCGAGCCGGGCGCTCTCGGCTTGTTCGCCTTGGCAGGTCTCTTCTGCCTACTGCAGAACGGTCGACCGGGGCGGTCGCTGAGTCATTTGTCTAATTGA
- a CDS encoding Integrase core domain protein, whose product MKTQLQPWHIAFAWAVGFVNRQQQLVIEYLCAENRVLREQVGRKRILLSDDQRRRLAVKGKELGRKGLESIETLFTPDTILRWHRKLVAQKWDYSKRRKQVGRPSVSEEVTKLIVRFAKENRSWGYGRIQGALANLGHEVSESTVANVLKANGLEPAPIRRKQTPWKEFLKAHWDQLSAVDFTSVEVWTPRGLITYYLLFVIQPKSRKVHYAGMTTSPNDAFMQQIARNLIDDEDGFLKDSRLLLMDRDTKFSAAFRHTLSLGGVHALRLPPKTPNLNAYVERFMRSIKEECLNRMIFFGEKTVENAVKEYLTHYHTERNHQGIDNRLIEPKEESPPDGIISCRERLGGMLKHYHRMAA is encoded by the coding sequence ATGAAGACTCAGCTGCAACCTTGGCACATCGCTTTCGCGTGGGCGGTCGGCTTCGTGAACCGGCAGCAGCAGCTGGTGATCGAGTACCTGTGCGCTGAGAACCGAGTCCTGCGTGAGCAGGTTGGTAGGAAGCGGATCCTGCTGAGCGACGACCAGCGAAGGAGGCTGGCGGTGAAGGGCAAGGAGCTGGGCCGTAAGGGCCTGGAGTCGATCGAGACGCTGTTCACGCCCGATACGATTCTTCGTTGGCATCGGAAGCTGGTCGCTCAGAAATGGGATTACTCGAAGCGTCGGAAGCAAGTCGGGCGACCGTCGGTATCGGAAGAGGTGACGAAGCTGATCGTCCGCTTCGCGAAGGAGAACCGGTCGTGGGGCTACGGGCGGATTCAGGGAGCGTTGGCGAATCTGGGTCACGAAGTCTCGGAGTCCACGGTCGCGAACGTCCTGAAAGCCAACGGCTTAGAACCGGCTCCGATACGCAGGAAACAGACGCCCTGGAAGGAGTTTCTGAAGGCGCATTGGGACCAGCTCTCGGCGGTCGATTTCACGAGCGTCGAAGTCTGGACGCCGCGAGGCCTGATCACGTACTACCTGTTGTTCGTGATCCAGCCGAAGAGCCGAAAGGTCCACTATGCCGGGATGACAACTTCGCCGAACGATGCGTTTATGCAGCAGATCGCGAGAAACTTAATCGACGACGAGGACGGCTTCCTCAAGGACTCGAGGTTGCTCCTGATGGACCGAGACACCAAGTTCTCGGCAGCATTTCGACACACGCTGAGCTTGGGGGGAGTGCATGCGTTGCGGCTGCCGCCGAAGACGCCCAACCTGAACGCCTACGTCGAGCGGTTCATGCGTAGCATCAAGGAAGAGTGCCTCAATCGGATGATCTTCTTCGGCGAGAAGACCGTCGAGAACGCGGTGAAGGAGTACCTGACGCACTACCACACCGAACGCAACCATCAAGGCATCGACAACCGACTCATTGAGCCAAAGGAGGAATCGCCGCCCGATGGGATCATCTCATGCCGCGAGCGGCTTGGCGGGATGCTCAAGCACTACCACCGAATGGCCGCATGA
- the yjfF gene encoding Inner membrane ABC transporter permease protein YjfF — protein MKRWLRKHSSILATAGVLVALFTTASLSLEGFCSRYVIADLVSENAFLGIAALGMTLVILSGGIDLSVGSVIGFTTIFTAALITDYGMPPILVWVIALTIGTGYGALMGGVIHAFKLPAFLITLGGLFFARGMAFVVKRESIQIEHPFYDTLGDLTLPIGGGAELSFGALIFLSMFVVTLTIANLTRFGRNLYALGGSEESALLIGLPVARTRIGVYALSGFCSALGGLAMTLYMDSGNPTNANGLELDVIAVVVIGGTLLTGGAGSLTGTVLGVLIYSTIYQITYFSNLPSSLVTISIGGLLLAFIAVQKVLPKG, from the coding sequence ATGAAACGTTGGCTGCGGAAGCATTCGTCGATCCTGGCCACCGCGGGGGTCCTGGTCGCTCTGTTCACAACGGCCTCGCTTAGCCTGGAGGGGTTCTGCTCCCGCTACGTGATCGCAGACCTCGTCTCCGAAAACGCCTTTCTGGGGATCGCGGCCCTCGGCATGACGCTGGTCATCCTCTCCGGTGGAATCGACCTCTCTGTCGGATCGGTCATCGGCTTCACAACGATCTTCACTGCGGCTCTGATCACTGACTACGGCATGCCCCCGATCCTCGTGTGGGTAATCGCCCTGACAATCGGTACCGGCTACGGCGCCTTGATGGGGGGGGTGATCCATGCGTTCAAGTTGCCCGCGTTCCTGATCACCCTAGGTGGGCTATTCTTCGCACGCGGCATGGCGTTTGTCGTGAAGCGTGAATCCATCCAGATCGAGCACCCCTTCTACGACACACTAGGGGACCTAACACTCCCGATCGGTGGCGGCGCAGAATTGAGCTTCGGCGCGCTAATCTTCTTGAGCATGTTCGTCGTGACTCTCACGATCGCCAACCTGACTCGGTTTGGTCGCAATCTGTACGCGCTGGGCGGCAGCGAGGAATCGGCGCTCTTGATCGGCCTGCCCGTCGCAAGAACTCGGATCGGCGTTTACGCCCTAAGCGGCTTCTGCTCGGCGTTGGGCGGACTCGCGATGACGCTCTACATGGACTCAGGCAACCCCACCAACGCCAACGGTCTGGAACTCGATGTCATCGCGGTGGTCGTGATCGGCGGGACACTCTTGACTGGCGGCGCCGGCTCGTTGACGGGCACCGTGCTCGGCGTACTCATCTACAGCACGATCTACCAAATCACCTACTTCTCAAATCTGCCAAGCTCCCTGGTCACCATCAGCATCGGCGGTCTTCTCCTGGCGTTCATAGCAGTGCAAAAAGTCTTGCCCAAAGGCTGA
- the ytfT gene encoding Inner membrane ABC transporter permease protein YtfT — MLTRIAQCRLTWPLAGLALILLFNAVFVPSFYSLEVRDGRLYGSLVDVLNRGSIGAIVALGMTLVVATGGVDLSVGSIMAISGAVAALALTESEAGLMVALALALGSGVLAGVANGALVSLLRIQPIIATLILMVCGRGIARYITGEKVISLADQGAGAWFDYLANGHFLGLPTPITITLSLFVVTAVATRRTVLGLLVESVGANELASRCAGVNTTVIRVAVYAFSGFCAAVAGLIDTSNIKAADTVNAGLYTELDAIFAVVVGGTALTGGRFSLAGSVLGALLLQTLLTTMYTFGVAPDTAPVPKSLVILGVCLLQSDAFRKRFRGGVE, encoded by the coding sequence GAATCGCCCAGTGCCGCTTGACTTGGCCCCTGGCGGGACTCGCACTGATCCTGCTCTTTAACGCGGTCTTCGTGCCTAGCTTCTACTCCCTAGAGGTCCGGGACGGACGTCTCTACGGAAGCTTGGTCGACGTACTCAACCGTGGGTCCATCGGGGCGATCGTCGCCTTGGGGATGACGCTCGTCGTCGCCACCGGCGGCGTCGATCTATCGGTCGGCTCAATCATGGCGATCTCCGGCGCCGTGGCCGCGCTGGCACTCACCGAGTCGGAAGCAGGCCTCATGGTCGCTTTGGCCCTGGCGCTAGGCTCCGGCGTGCTCGCCGGCGTGGCGAATGGGGCGCTGGTGTCGCTTCTACGAATCCAGCCGATCATTGCGACACTGATCCTGATGGTGTGCGGCCGCGGCATCGCCCGGTACATCACCGGCGAGAAAGTGATCTCGCTTGCGGACCAGGGCGCCGGCGCCTGGTTCGACTACTTAGCGAATGGTCATTTCTTAGGCCTCCCCACGCCCATCACCATAACGCTGAGTCTGTTTGTCGTGACCGCCGTTGCTACGCGTCGGACCGTCCTGGGTCTACTTGTTGAGTCCGTTGGTGCTAACGAACTCGCTAGCCGGTGCGCCGGCGTCAACACCACCGTGATCCGAGTGGCGGTGTACGCTTTCTCGGGCTTCTGTGCCGCGGTGGCCGGCTTGATTGACACCTCAAACATCAAAGCCGCCGACACGGTGAATGCGGGGTTGTACACTGAGCTAGACGCCATTTTCGCCGTGGTCGTCGGCGGGACGGCTTTGACCGGGGGGCGATTCTCCCTAGCGGGATCGGTGCTCGGCGCGCTGCTCCTACAAACCCTGCTGACCACGATGTACACCTTCGGCGTCGCCCCCGACACCGCTCCGGTCCCGAAGTCGCTTGTGATCTTGGGGGTCTGCCTGCTGCAATCGGACGCCTTCCGGAAGAGGTTCAGGGGAGGCGTCGAATGA